One segment of Salvia splendens isolate huo1 chromosome 20, SspV2, whole genome shotgun sequence DNA contains the following:
- the LOC121781992 gene encoding protein TAP1-like: MDRKGIQTIVGLMTLVVALLNVPPTMAHLPPGTCIDHCMKECRSSGIGVAACTKYCPVHCLPPDTSTKEHYCNLGCMLDQCAKFTGDEKRMTNCVFKCRKFHCKISAKIVE; the protein is encoded by the exons ATGGACAGGAAAGGCATTCAAACAATTGTGGGGCTGATGACGCTGGTGGTTGCATTGCTCAATGTTCCTCCGACGATGGCTCACTTGCCCCCTGGAACGTGCATCGACCATTGCATGAAAGAGTGCAGATCAAGCGGCATTGGTGTTGCAGCCTGCACGAAATACTGCCCGGTGCATTGTCTCCCTCCTGACACCTCCACCAAAGAGCATTACTGTAACCTCGGATGTATGCTCGACCAATGTGCCAAGTTCACTGGTG ATGAGAAGAGGATGACCAACTGTGTCTTCAAATGCCGAAAATTCCACTGCAAGATCAGTGCCAAGATTGTAGAGTGA